TCCAATCTAGTTGTACTTATTTGGCTTTCATGTAGTAACTTTGCTCACCATGGCTGAACTTCATCACTTTGAGTTAGTTTATCGCTCGTTGTATCTCCTGGGTTGAAGTGTGTATTCCTTTCTTTCTCATTCTGAACTCAAGCTCTCTTTGCACCAAGAATGCAAGGAAACATACAACGAAATGACCCTTTATCCTTCTCGGTGTCCAGTGGAACATCGGTCTCACTTCATTTCTGGCATGTCTCTACCTTCGAGTATTGATGCTCGCATTCCCCTGAGTGCATAAGTTGCAGGGGATAGTTTACCAACCAGCTGCATCCACAACGGTAGTACATCTATTTCGTAATACACCCCCGAAAACATGAGGAGCAAAGCCTGAAAGATGTGCACTACCTGAACTCCCTTCTCAGGTGAAATCAGGGGCAGTACTGCAGCAACTATTCCCAGTCCTACAAATGAGAAGCTCGATACTGCAAGAATCCCGGCTGCCGAAAAGAAGTTAGCTCTACCCTGGTTCAGATCAAAGAATATCGAAACTACGATCAATATCAGTCCGCTTCTCAGTATTCCATAAAGAAAGGCATAGCCACAAGTACTCAGCAGATGGGATGCCCTTCTAACAGGTGCCATGAATGTATCTCTATCGTCTCTTCCCACCTCTTTCAGGCAGCGGTTTCGGCCACTATCTCAAAGAGAATAGAGAGATAGCCCCAGAGTATCGATCCGAGCAACATGTAGAGGATCAAGTAACTAGTATCAAGTTTTGCTCCGGAAAACGATTCGACACCCTTACCAATGAACCCCATAGTCACAGAGTTTGCGATAGTATAAGCGAAGAATACGACTTCCCATTTCCAGTACCTCTTTGTGAAGTTGAAGTTCCGTTCAATGAAGGCCCAAGAGGCTCGGAGCTCTCGAGCAGTTGACTGCGAACTCATGTCGACTCTACCTCCTGATACTCTGCTTCCTCCATGCTCACATCGGTGAACTCGAGAAGGGCATCTTCGAAGCTCGGGTTCTCAATCCTTCCGAGCAACTGCTTCTTAAGCTCCAATGGTCTTCCGGAAGCTACAATTCTTCCGAGATGGATTATGGCCACATAGTCGCAGAGCTTCTCTGCTTCGTCCATGTTGTGTGTTGTCAGAAGCATCGTCGTGTTCATAGTCTCTTTTACATCTTTTATTAGGCTCTGTACATCTCTTTTTGCTCTTGGATCGAGTTCTGTTTTTGGTTCGTCGAGCAAGAGCATTCTCGCTTCAGTCATGAGAGCTCTAACTATGGCTACCTTTTGCTGCATGCCTCTCGAAAAGTCTTCGAGAGGATCTTTCAGTCTCTTCAGATCCAGACCAAACCTCTCTGCGAGAGAGTTGATCTTCCTCAAGGCTTCTCGTTTTGGTATTCCATAAAGTCCTGCCGCGAAACAGAGGTTTTCGACAGCCGACAGTTTTCCGAAAAAACTGGCCTCGACGGATACCCTGTTTATCACTCTTTGAACCGCCGCAGAGTTATTCACTGAGTCATATCGAAAAATCGATATGCCCCCCTGTCAGGTATCAAGAGTGTGGAGGCAATCCTTATAAAGGTAGATTTTCCTGAGCCGTTTGGACCGAGAAGACCATAGATCTCTCCTTCCTTTATTCTTAAACTAACTCCTTTCAACGCTTTGACTTCCTTCTTGTTCTTCTTGAAAGTCTTTACGATACTATTGGCAAGCAAAGCGTCTGCCACTTTTTTCACCTCCTCAAAGATAATGAGGTCTGCTGAATTTGCTTTCCATTTCAACTTTCTGCTTTTCAACCAAACCATCGATAAAAGCACTCTTTGAGCCTCGTATTCTCCTCATAGTTGGGTTTCCTCCTGTTATCTGTTTACTTCGGAAGGTTATCAAGACTTTCCGTTTTGTGTATGAATGGCGGAAGGGCCCCGAAATCGTCACTTCTTTTCTTTCTTAGCGGAACGATTACTGTTGACATATTTACCCCCTTGGCCTTTCGGAGAACCTGTTCTGTTTCCGGCGGGAGAGGCTGGCTGTAACTAATGACGGGCTCTCCTCTCTTCGTTCTTGCATCCATTTGCTTCTCCGTAAAATCCTGCTAACTCAATGACCGCAATTTCCCATGACATTTGATTACCTCCGATAGTCAAGAAAAAAAGACCGTGGCTCTTACTCGCCACGGTCCTTCATTATTCCTTCTCGTTATACGATCTTATACCCCAAACGACGGAAGAAGGCGTGGCATAGCGCGGCATCACCGAAAATCCGGTTGAGGAAAACGGTTGCCTGAACTCTGAATCTAATTAACATCAAAATATACCTCCTTCCATAAGCTATTTTTTGCTGGCAAGTTATAGCACAACAAGTAAGTATTCTCAACTTCAAAGTCAAAGATTCTCTAAAGCGTATTTTAACTTTAATGACCTTGTTTTGTCATGAGGTAAATAATTCTAGTTCTGCCTAAGATTTCTGAATTAGGAGGATAACGGAATAAGCGGTACGACCGAGAGCAAAGTGAGCCAAATAGCTCGCTGCAGCTGAGCATTAGACGTCCCGCCCTTCTGTTATTTGAACAGCAGATCAATCAGCTCTCCATTACTATCAATAACATCGTCTGTAAAGGGGTCGCCAGGAAGTAAAATTACCTCGCCTCGACCCAGGGGGTATCTTCCTGATTCTCCGACCAACCGAGACAGCCCATCAAAGAAGACTCCATCAATCTCTCTTACTTCTTCGGTTATGCGTCCTTCATAGCTGCATGCAATACCCATATCTTCCAATAGCATGTTGTATGTGGACAAAACCTCCTCACTGATCTCTTCACCAGTTCCGGTAATTATTAGTGTCCCCCCATCTTCGACAAACTCTTTAATGATCAGTGCCTGTTGCGGCATGAGCATCTTCAGTCGCTCAAAACTTCCACCTGCACCTGGTAGAGGGAGGAGAAGAACGTTTATAGTATCGAGCTCTCCTGCCTTGAAAATCCTATCGGCAGCAAGAAGCTTATGACCCATATCTTCGAGTGACGTCTGCAACTTGGTTCGTTCGTTACTGGCGAAGTTGACGTGACTCCTATCCAGTAGAATGTTCAATGAAGATGCGCTCCTGATATTGAGTTTCAAAACTGAATATAGAATTGAGTCGAGAAAGAATGATAACTCTCCATCGTATTCCTGTACTTCCCTTCTTAAGTTAATTATTTTGGATTCAAATCCTTGGAGTGTGACGATTTCGCTGTGTATCTCTCCGCGGGAATTGGTAATCTGCAACAATGAAGAAGCCTCTCCTTGCTCAACATTGGAGAGCTGAAAGGAAAGCGTAACGCTCTCTCTCGGCTTCACGCTCTCAGGATAAGCGCTCGGGTTGTGAAGATGGATCGGGTGAGACCTCTGAATCCAGATTGGTGAAGATACCGCTTCCTCACCGTCTTTTCCCCTTGCGTATATGAAGAAGTACTGGAAACCCGTTCTTATATCAACGGCGAGCTCAAGAACACATTCATTGCCGTCAACCAGAAACTCTGCAAATAATCCTTCCAGAGAATAAATCCTAACTATTTCCAGCGGATCGTCTGCTGTATCCTTTATGGAGATACACAAATTAACTTGATCTGTATCATACACGATATCTCCCATGAAGGCTTCTTCGGTCGAGAAGTGAATCAAGATGTCCTTGTCTTCAGTCGCGTAGGTCCTTCGATTGATGAATGCCTCTAAAATCGCTTCTTCCGTCAGCTCGCGTGCATATACGGCTGTTCTGGAATCGTTTGCTCCTCCCCAGTTAGGTTTGTGGTTGTCTTGACCAAGAGTTGCTCCGAGATGCCAACCCTTGCCAAGTGCCTGAAGGTAAGCTTCGAACATCTCGTCTACAATTGTATCGTTTTCCCACCAGTTTCCGTTTCCTACTTCTATAAGGTTCATATAGAGATCTGCTTCCGGAGAGTACTGAAAATCTTTGAAGTTGTCTCCGAAGACTCTCACCGGGTGGTTGAACTGCCCAACTGCGTTACGTTCGATAATCCAGTCGTACAAATGCCATAGATCAGACTTGACTCTATCAGTCCAATCGCTGGTGCCGTAGACGTTGATGTGTCCGGTTCCAGTAGCCGTCCACTCGAATCCGGCAAGTGCCAGGAAATCGGCAGATGATGCTTGCCGGGCCGCCTCTATAGTCGCTGCCAGCTTATCTCTTCCGTCGGGGAGGTCCTGAACGAAGTAATAAGCATGATCAGTTATAGCAAGAAAGTCAAGATTGGGTACACCCTTTGCATACGAATACGCTTCTTCAGGGAATCCAGTGCCATCAGAATAAGAAGTGTGAGAATGAGGATTTCCAAAGAAAAGCGTTAACTCCCCGCCAACGAGAATTATAGAAGCAAAGACCAGGAGAAACACTAGGATAAAATTCTTCATCAAATCACCCTTTCGCAGTTTGATTGTATGTGGATACGGAAAAAGACAACGATCAGTTGTTAATACAATCTATCTAGGCTGAAGCCTGATTTATCAGAATTCAGACTCCTTTTCGTTCTCTCGTTCACCTAAGTATAGTCTGCTTTGAAACATCTTTGAAAAAGCAGTCCATTTGCTTCCCTTTGAAGCTGTGGAAGCGTTAGTCTCGAAGCTATCAAGCTTCGAATCGAGATTGTCACAAAGCCATATGAGAATTGCTTCGCGGGTCTTTGGAGTAACGGGAGAACCGAACTGCAGTTCCCCATGATGACTCAGAACTATGTGGATCAGTGTCTTTCTTTTTTCTTCAGGAAAACCCTTGATCTTTGAAATCTCAATCTCAATGATTCTTGCGCCGATCGCTATGTGTTCCTCAAGGTAACCCTCATCTGAGTAGTCGAATTCGAATGATTCTGTGGTATATGATATTGTCTTTCCAATATCGTGGAAGAGTCCCCCGGTGATTATGAGGTCCCTGTCGATATTTGCTCTTGATCCAGAAACCTCAGTCAGAGCAAGTGCGTACTTGACTACCGAAAGGCTGTGTTCCGCAAGTCCTCCTATTCTGGCGTGATGATACATTTTGGCTGCCGGCGCTTCAAAGAAGTCTGGGCAAGGCCCGTCCTCTGAAATAAGCTTTTCTGCAAGGGCCTTCAGATAGTCGTCTTTGACAGATTCGATGAGTTCGCGTACTTCCGATACGATTCTCTCAGGATCTTCGACAACCGGAAGTAACTGTGAAATCGAACCGGAACTGTAGTTTTCCATCTCATCTACCGAGAACAGCCTTCTTATTTTAATACTCAACCCGTATCTATCATCCATAAGATAGTCAGCAAGGCCCACATTACCTATCACAGGTTCCAAACAGCCCTGTTCACTTATCCATGCCTTTGCATCGATTCTGTTTCTGGAGTCTCCGACAATGCAGTCGTAGTAAGGACCTCTACTTCCTTCGACCCTTTTTGAACTGAAAATGAAGAA
This genomic window from Mesotoga sp. Brook.08.105.5.1 contains:
- a CDS encoding ABC transporter permease, whose protein sequence is MAPVRRASHLLSTCGYAFLYGILRSGLILIVVSIFFDLNQGRANFFSAAGILAVSSFSFVGLGIVAAVLPLISPEKGVQVVHIFQALLLMFSGVYYEIDVLPLWMQLVGKLSPATYALRGMRASILEGRDMPEMK
- a CDS encoding ABC transporter ATP-binding protein; amino-acid sequence: MINRVSVEASFFGKLSAVENLCFAAGLYGIPKREALRKINSLAERFGLDLKRLKDPLEDFSRGMQQKVAIVRALMTEARMLLLDEPKTELDPRAKRDVQSLIKDVKETMNTTMLLTTHNMDEAEKLCDYVAIIHLGRIVASGRPLELKKQLLGRIENPSFEDALLEFTDVSMEEAEYQEVEST
- a CDS encoding ATP-binding cassette domain-containing protein; amino-acid sequence: MADALLANSIVKTFKKNKKEVKALKGVSLRIKEGEIYGLLGPNGSGKSTFIRIASTLLIPDRGAYRFFDMTQ
- a CDS encoding CehA/McbA family metallohydrolase; the encoded protein is MKNFILVFLLVFASIILVGGELTLFFGNPHSHTSYSDGTGFPEEAYSYAKGVPNLDFLAITDHAYYFVQDLPDGRDKLAATIEAARQASSADFLALAGFEWTATGTGHINVYGTSDWTDRVKSDLWHLYDWIIERNAVGQFNHPVRVFGDNFKDFQYSPEADLYMNLIEVGNGNWWENDTIVDEMFEAYLQALGKGWHLGATLGQDNHKPNWGGANDSRTAVYARELTEEAILEAFINRRTYATEDKDILIHFSTEEAFMGDIVYDTDQVNLCISIKDTADDPLEIVRIYSLEGLFAEFLVDGNECVLELAVDIRTGFQYFFIYARGKDGEEAVSSPIWIQRSHPIHLHNPSAYPESVKPRESVTLSFQLSNVEQGEASSLLQITNSRGEIHSEIVTLQGFESKIINLRREVQEYDGELSFFLDSILYSVLKLNIRSASSLNILLDRSHVNFASNERTKLQTSLEDMGHKLLAADRIFKAGELDTINVLLLPLPGAGGSFERLKMLMPQQALIIKEFVEDGGTLIITGTGEEISEEVLSTYNMLLEDMGIACSYEGRITEEVREIDGVFFDGLSRLVGESGRYPLGRGEVILLPGDPFTDDVIDSNGELIDLLFK
- a CDS encoding HD domain-containing protein, with product MIDGKNGTYPVLSEILRKYDTSFDRIENFVNSKQGFFFIFSSKRVEGSRGPYYDCIVGDSRNRIDAKAWISEQGCLEPVIGNVGLADYLMDDRYGLSIKIRRLFSVDEMENYSSGSISQLLPVVEDPERIVSEVRELIESVKDDYLKALAEKLISEDGPCPDFFEAPAAKMYHHARIGGLAEHSLSVVKYALALTEVSGSRANIDRDLIITGGLFHDIGKTISYTTESFEFDYSDEGYLEEHIAIGARIIEIEISKIKGFPEEKRKTLIHIVLSHHGELQFGSPVTPKTREAILIWLCDNLDSKLDSFETNASTASKGSKWTAFSKMFQSRLYLGERENEKESEF